The Gemmatimonadota bacterium genome includes a window with the following:
- a CDS encoding VOC family protein, whose translation MPRRTSSSAPSRRSRRRSACSFERSASEGVVMAYLRHLALRCRDVSVSQRFYEDVIGFTFVGRRGNGEAVDLSDGTANITLLPHDDPSRPTLEEGEEYIHFGVLVDDLHAAWHRVRNWGAEAPKTVKGRDAISSDTPPEIAFKAIDPDGNIVDISGDRDEWRGVKI comes from the coding sequence ATGCCCAGACGGACCAGTTCATCGGCGCCGTCGAGGAGATCGCGAAGGAGAAGCGCCTGTAGTTTTGAACGATCAGCTTCGGAGGGAGTCGTAATGGCCTATCTGCGTCACCTCGCACTGCGGTGTCGAGACGTGTCGGTCTCGCAGCGTTTCTACGAGGATGTGATCGGCTTTACCTTTGTCGGCCGGCGGGGCAACGGCGAGGCCGTCGATCTCAGCGACGGCACCGCCAACATCACGCTGCTGCCCCATGACGATCCGTCGCGGCCCACGCTCGAGGAAGGCGAGGAGTACATCCACTTCGGCGTGCTGGTGGACGACCTTCACGCCGCCTGGCACAGGGTCCGGAACTGGGGTGCCGAAGCGCCGAAAACCGTGAAGGGCCGGGACGCCATCTCCTCCGATACCCCGCCGGAGATCGCTTTCAAGGCCATCGATCCCGACGGCAACATTGTCGACATCTCCGGTGACCGGGACGAGTGGCGGGGCGTGAAGATTTGA
- a CDS encoding aminotransferase class V-fold PLP-dependent enzyme — MRLSFGSAAASSCRIGPYQVSGVPSTPQPEIGVAFREPSKYSFYLKTPLRPLYTLITDSSQFADFPGPWPGPARRCPPYIPYRRSVLEVSIRRYTMITEESGFNFDPKFEDPEKLKALSRRGFMGRIAGGLAAGTALLSMAGKAGAKPPMPEDHLPEPDDVAYWNWVADQFIVRDGVSFMNTGTRGPSPAPVHRAQIAALEGANSDYKSYTSYVYNSDFRKKMRAKMADYIGCKTTEVAFTNNTTEGMVFGTFGVDMEPGDEIVTTNHDHSSGVQPINLRAVRQGTKTVMIDLSSPDFHPPDSPDALLKAFEAAITPRTKMLSFCHINYGDGLVLPVREICDMARSKGIITLVDGAQPPGMLDLNMHDLGCDMYAGPCHKWMMASMYTGFFYVKEDILDRVWPTLYSGPVNGLSMYGQEPTGFAKIYYDEYLSGASKFELRGSSNAPARVAIDAALDFHNMIGPAAIESRNRYQAVRVANALRNMDGVDVYSSPDPRMSAALVSFKVSGVGTRDLNDMLWDRHRIYIRNVTHDEINWDANRTSMHVMVTDAQTDQFIGAVEEIAKEKRL, encoded by the coding sequence ATGCGGTTGTCCTTCGGATCAGCAGCTGCCAGTAGCTGTCGGATAGGCCCCTACCAAGTAAGCGGTGTTCCATCCACCCCGCAACCAGAAATCGGCGTCGCGTTCCGCGAACCCTCAAAATACAGTTTTTACTTGAAGACCCCGTTGCGTCCTCTGTATACTCTGATTACAGATTCTTCACAATTCGCTGATTTTCCAGGCCCCTGGCCCGGTCCGGCCCGGCGGTGTCCGCCGTATATTCCTTACCGTCGGAGCGTGCTTGAGGTATCAATCAGGAGATACACCATGATTACGGAAGAGTCCGGTTTTAACTTCGATCCGAAGTTCGAGGACCCCGAAAAGCTTAAAGCGTTGTCCCGACGCGGGTTTATGGGCCGGATCGCGGGTGGTCTCGCCGCCGGGACGGCCCTCCTTTCCATGGCCGGGAAGGCCGGGGCGAAGCCGCCGATGCCCGAAGATCATCTCCCGGAACCCGATGACGTCGCCTACTGGAACTGGGTGGCCGACCAGTTCATCGTCCGCGACGGCGTATCCTTCATGAACACCGGTACGCGCGGACCGTCCCCGGCCCCGGTGCACCGGGCGCAGATCGCCGCGCTGGAAGGCGCGAACTCGGATTACAAGAGCTATACCAGTTACGTCTACAACAGCGACTTCAGGAAGAAGATGCGCGCGAAGATGGCGGACTACATCGGCTGCAAAACGACCGAGGTCGCCTTTACGAACAACACGACGGAAGGGATGGTCTTCGGCACCTTCGGCGTCGACATGGAGCCGGGCGACGAGATCGTGACGACCAATCACGATCATTCGAGCGGGGTGCAGCCCATCAACCTCAGAGCGGTCAGGCAGGGGACGAAGACCGTCATGATCGACCTGTCGTCCCCCGATTTCCACCCGCCCGACAGTCCGGACGCGCTGCTCAAGGCCTTCGAAGCCGCTATCACGCCGCGTACGAAAATGCTTAGCTTCTGCCATATCAACTACGGCGACGGACTTGTCCTTCCCGTGCGGGAAATCTGCGACATGGCCCGTTCGAAGGGCATTATCACGCTAGTCGACGGGGCGCAGCCTCCGGGCATGCTCGACCTGAACATGCACGACCTGGGCTGCGACATGTACGCGGGGCCGTGTCACAAGTGGATGATGGCCTCCATGTACACGGGCTTCTTCTACGTGAAGGAGGATATCCTGGACCGGGTCTGGCCGACGCTGTACTCGGGGCCGGTCAACGGATTGTCCATGTACGGCCAGGAGCCCACGGGTTTCGCCAAGATTTATTACGACGAATACCTGTCGGGCGCGTCCAAGTTCGAGCTGCGGGGTTCCTCCAACGCCCCCGCCCGCGTCGCCATCGACGCGGCGCTGGATTTCCACAACATGATCGGGCCGGCCGCCATCGAAAGCCGTAACCGATACCAGGCTGTGCGCGTGGCCAACGCCCTGCGCAACATGGACGGCGTGGACGTATACAGTTCGCCCGATCCCCGCATGAGCGCGGCGCTCGTCTCGTTCAAGGTCAGCGGCGTGGGTACGCGCGATCTCAACGACATGCTTTGGGACCGCCACCGTATCTATATCCGGAACGTCACGCACGATGAGATCAACTGGGACGCCAACCGGACGTCAATGCACGTCATGGTGACCGATGCCCAGACGGACCAGTTCATCGGCGCCGTCGAGGAGATCGCGAAGGAGAAGCGCCTGTAG
- a CDS encoding mandelate racemase/muconate lactonizing enzyme family protein yields MKIEDITSYFIGGGYVIRVRTDSGLTGVGQTACWGYPEAVHQIVERFKDYLVGQDPFRIEHHWQYLYRMSPFRGSALSGAVSAVDIALWDIKGKHFGVPIWELLGGNCRDRVRLHLLGGGGTPEAMLESARNAASEGFTALKFDPLPGGYQDMALDRMIRTARDLVAAAREGGGPDMDLIVEVHRKLTPLTAMPLANALTEFNLYFIEDPIQIDSIMAQGEIARRIGIPVGNGERLNTIWEFQELLAHGGPQYVRPDVALAGGLTHCKKIAAIAEAHHCAVVTHNFLTPLITAASVHLDTSIPNFVTQEYSMGDESEASKLYRTNIRREGGYIPIPRDPGLGVELDDERLEGAVFTPMNTANTLLRSDGSVANSV; encoded by the coding sequence GTGAAAATAGAAGACATCACCTCGTACTTCATCGGCGGCGGATACGTTATCCGCGTCCGGACCGACAGCGGACTCACCGGGGTCGGCCAGACGGCCTGCTGGGGATATCCCGAAGCCGTGCACCAGATCGTGGAGCGGTTCAAGGATTACCTGGTCGGGCAGGACCCGTTCCGCATCGAGCATCACTGGCAGTATCTCTACCGCATGTCGCCCTTCCGGGGAAGCGCCCTGTCCGGGGCCGTCAGCGCCGTCGATATCGCCCTGTGGGACATCAAGGGCAAGCACTTCGGCGTACCGATCTGGGAACTGCTCGGCGGGAACTGCCGGGACCGGGTCAGGCTGCACCTGCTGGGCGGCGGTGGCACCCCGGAGGCCATGCTCGAATCGGCCAGGAACGCGGCGTCGGAAGGCTTCACGGCGCTCAAGTTCGATCCCCTGCCGGGCGGCTACCAGGACATGGCCCTGGACCGGATGATCCGCACCGCCCGGGATCTCGTCGCGGCAGCCCGCGAAGGCGGCGGTCCCGACATGGATCTCATCGTGGAGGTCCACCGCAAGCTGACGCCGCTGACCGCCATGCCCCTGGCCAACGCGTTGACCGAATTCAACCTCTATTTCATCGAGGACCCCATCCAGATCGACAGTATCATGGCCCAGGGCGAAATCGCCCGGAGAATCGGGATCCCCGTCGGGAACGGAGAACGCCTGAACACTATCTGGGAATTCCAGGAACTCCTGGCGCACGGGGGGCCGCAATACGTGCGGCCGGACGTGGCCCTCGCCGGCGGCCTGACCCACTGCAAGAAGATCGCGGCTATCGCCGAAGCCCACCACTGCGCCGTCGTGACCCACAATTTCCTGACGCCACTCATCACCGCCGCTTCCGTACACCTGGATACCAGCATCCCCAATTTCGTGACCCAGGAGTACAGCATGGGCGATGAATCGGAAGCCAGCAAATTGTACCGGACCAACATACGCCGGGAAGGCGGTTACATCCCGATTCCCCGGGACCCGGGCCTGGGTGTCGAACTGGACGACGAACGGCTGGAGGGAGCGGTTTTTACTCCGATGAATACCGCGAACACGTTGCTCAGGTCGGACGGCTCGGTAGCCAATTCGGTTTAG
- a CDS encoding DUF1189 domain-containing protein: MRGHMRRFSILHPLWMAFYDGSIYEDAARHWRNRTFLYLLLLLALTWIPFTLQTQNQVDEWVSREAPFYIDQVPDLSLSGGELSSSSSRPTLLRDRDGTLLAVIDPTGQYTSLDDTEAPVLVTRTQIFIRGEGDQVDVTSLPDGPPETLTREDLYVIADWTRSLVNTLLFPILLVLSYAYRTVQTLLYAYVASFFTASTGGALPYRTLLNLAIIAITPAVVLDTVHMLMESPLPDWFWWPACVLLSLGYLRFGIRVTLDAERQAAA; this comes from the coding sequence ATGAGAGGACACATGCGTCGATTCAGTATTCTGCATCCGCTCTGGATGGCCTTCTACGACGGGTCGATTTACGAGGATGCGGCCCGTCACTGGCGCAACCGTACCTTTCTGTACCTCCTCCTCCTGTTGGCGCTGACCTGGATTCCCTTCACCCTCCAGACGCAGAACCAGGTGGATGAATGGGTCAGCCGGGAAGCCCCTTTTTATATCGACCAGGTCCCCGATCTCAGCCTGTCCGGCGGCGAACTGTCCTCGTCCTCGTCCCGGCCGACGCTCCTGCGTGACCGGGACGGGACGTTGCTGGCCGTCATCGACCCCACCGGACAGTACACCAGCCTGGACGACACCGAGGCGCCGGTGCTGGTAACGCGCACCCAGATATTCATCCGGGGAGAGGGCGACCAGGTCGACGTTACGTCCCTGCCGGACGGACCACCGGAGACGCTGACCCGGGAAGACCTGTACGTGATCGCCGACTGGACCCGGTCCCTGGTCAATACACTGCTTTTCCCCATACTGCTCGTGCTGTCCTACGCGTACCGGACCGTGCAGACGCTGCTGTACGCCTACGTGGCATCTTTTTTCACGGCGTCCACCGGTGGTGCGCTGCCGTACCGTACGCTCCTGAACCTGGCCATCATCGCCATCACGCCGGCCGTCGTGCTGGACACCGTGCACATGCTCATGGAATCTCCACTGCCGGACTGGTTCTGGTGGCCGGCATGCGTACTGCTTTCCCTGGGCTATCTGCGGTTCGGTATCCGGGTCACGCTGGACGCCGAACGGCAGGCGGCAGCCTGA